The following are from one region of the bacterium BMS3Abin08 genome:
- the fdhA_1 gene encoding formate dehydrogenase subunit alpha precursor → MNVSRRSFLKVTGGSLILGTLGVNLQPVKSYASTLPIRYAKETITICPFCAVGCGIIVYTEKGTVINTEGDPDHPINEGTLCSKGAALYQIVNNPKRLTKPRYRAPGSGEWKEVEWDWTLDEIAKRIKKSRDETFVVKNAKGQVVNRCDGIASVGSAALDNEECYIFQKWLRSLGLVYIEHQARI, encoded by the coding sequence ATGAATGTCTCAAGAAGAAGCTTTTTGAAAGTAACCGGGGGATCACTAATACTGGGTACCCTCGGAGTCAATCTCCAGCCCGTTAAATCCTATGCCAGCACCCTTCCTATCCGTTATGCAAAAGAAACAATCACAATATGCCCCTTCTGTGCCGTAGGCTGCGGCATCATAGTCTACACAGAAAAAGGAACGGTCATCAACACCGAGGGTGACCCGGATCATCCAATCAATGAAGGGACTCTCTGTTCAAAGGGTGCAGCCCTCTACCAGATCGTAAATAATCCCAAAAGACTAACAAAGCCTCGCTACCGCGCACCCGGTTCCGGGGAATGGAAAGAGGTGGAATGGGATTGGACCCTGGATGAGATTGCAAAGAGAATCAAGAAGAGCCGTGACGAGACCTTTGTGGTCAAAAACGCAAAGGGTCAGGTTGTAAACCGGTGTGACGGCATTGCCTCTGTCGGGAGCGCCGCCCTTGATAATGAGGAGTGCTATATCTTCCAGAAGTGGCTCCGTTCACTTGGCTTGGTCTATATTGAGCACCAGGCACGGATATGA